TTTGTGGGAGATGGACTCAACGATGCCCCTGTCATGGCGATGAGTGATCTCAGCTTCGCTATGGGAGCCATCGGCAGTGATGCAGCCATCGAAGCTGCCGATGTGGTCATACAGTCCGACGACCTCCTCCGTCTCTCCGAAGGAGTAGACATCTCTCGATTTACGCACCGTATAGTGCTCCAAAACATTATATTTGCATTAGCCTTCAAGGTCATCATCATGATCTTGGCTACCGCAGGGCTTGCCACCCTCACCCTTGCCATCGTTGCGGACGTGGGTGTATCGCTCCTCGTTGTCCTCAATGCCATGAGGGTACTGGGCTTCAGAGTAAAGTAACGACTAAAAATAATTTGTGCCATGTGTGATCATCCCGAAAAAAAGAAAGTGCTGAGCATCAACGAACTTGAAGCTCTCTTCGGACAGGAGGGAGTGCGCCCCACGGCACTCAGAGAGCTTATCTACACGACCCTTGCCCAAGCCGACGAAGCCCTCTCCCTCGGCGACATCGAGGTGCGTCTGTCGACGGTGGACAAGAGTACAATCTCTCGCACACTCCATCTCCTCGAAGGGGTAGGCGTGATCCACCGCATCAATGATGGCACAGGAGCGATCAAGTATGCCGTCTCACAGATCGATGCAGAGGAGCACAACGAGTCTCCCCATGCACACTTCTACTGCTTGCGTTGTGGCAAGACGGTGTGTGTCGAACAGACGACCCTGCCTTCGATCGAACTCCCCGAAGGCTTCACTCCACAAGTATTGGACCTCATCATCCAAGGGGTATGCCCGGCTTGCAACGCTTCGAAAAAGAAATAAGCCCTCCACCCCCTCACCATAAAACAAGTGTGCCACGAGCCATCAATATAAGGCTCGTGGCACACTTGTTTGTCTTCCCTACCTCCGTCCTTAGGCGACTTTCTTTCGAACTTATATAACATTCATATTTTCAGATGATCTAAGAGTTTTTGTATGCCTTGGGCAAATTTTTGGGGATCTTTCTCTTTTAGTTTTGAGATATTTTGGAGCTTCCACTGCACAGATGGAAAGGCGCTGAGATCTCCCACGGGACATAGATCCCATTTGGGGGCACCGTGCTCAAACGACAGCAGAAAGGCTCTATCTCCATCATCTAAACTATCATTCACTTTTTGGATAAGTGTACACCTTGCTTCTTTGTAATCAGAGTAAGAAAAGGGGATTTCTGTCATTCCTCTGAATTGATTTTCAAGTGCTCCCTCTTGATCTACATCGTGAGGAGCAAGGGACTCGATGATAGGCTTATCACTCCCCAATAGTGCCAACAGCAGCCCACCTTTGACGCATCCCCAAGCCTCATCCTTGATGTATTTGCAATCAAAAATATCTCTCGGATGCTGTCGGCTTAATGCCGCAGCAATCTTTCCTCCATAGAGTTGGGAGTATGGAACAAGTCTGGCTTTACAATCAGCCTGAAACTCTTCTCTCGCTTTGGGGCAAAGTGTACGGACATCCACTTCCCCAAGGATACCACGCTTGGTTCCATTTACTTCTATTTTGACCATTGCTCCTTGATAGGCACATTTTAACTTCCAAATATCAGGTTCGTGTACCACTTTAATTCCTGGTATACTACGCTCTATCAAGGCCTTTAACTTCGCCAGATGAAAATTGATTTTGTCCAAACTCTCTTTGCGAGGCTCGATAGGGATATAGGTCAGGTCAACATCTACAGAGTAACGAGGGAGATCTTGGTGAAACAAATTGATGGCCGTACCTCCATGGACGGCAAAATCCTTGATCTGATATACCAGAGGCATGATGCGGATCAGCAATGCCACTTGATGCTTGTACTGTGTATCATTCATAGTCATGGAGTTCTTGGGGGATTGTCATTCGGTATTTGTTGATGTACACCCCCGACTTGACCAACTGTAGTTTGTGTGTGCCTAAGTCTACGTCAGACAGATCCAACTCGTCAAACCAATAGTGGCCTGCCTTTTCGGCCATATAGAGAAAGACCCGTTTGAGTCGGTAGTGTTTGGTGGTATGGAGGAGATGCTGTACTATGTCGGGACGTAGAGTAGTGAGTTGCTCCATTATATAAAACAAGTCCATATATCCGTAATGTCGGGGAGCAAGAAAAAGGCACTCCATAAAGGCTTGTTCGGGGGCAGAGACAAGCAAATCCCAGTCGAGATACTTCAGACTTGTTACTTGAGGTACCAAAAACACCTCTGTCCCAAATGCTCTGAACTCACGGTCAAAGGCCTCTGCCCTCATCCATTGAGGGGTAGTCTCTTGTCTCGAAGTTACCATGAGCAGCGGCTTCCCCATAGGCACATAGTGGTTGAATCCCCACAGCTCCAAGGCTGAATGTGCGGCAACTCTGAAGTCCTTTTTGAGTTGGGTATTGTACGACACCAATGCCCCGAAGGCTGACAAGGAGTCTCCTGTCCTATACATAACCCCTCTGCTCAGTGATGACAGCCAGCCCGAGGAGCGATAACGGTTGATGAGCTGAGGAGAGTACCCTTGTTTGTTCAGCCACGTGGAGAAGTATAAGCCCCCCTTCTGTCCCAATTGGAGCAATTGGTTTATTTTACTCTCTTTTAATATACTCATAGTTTATTTTCTTCAGGTATTCTTCAACTACAAATATATAAACATTCGAATACTCTGACAAAGAAACAGTTTGTTTTTATGAGGTATAATAAACTTATAGTTGATTAGTAAGAATTAAAATAAACCAACAAGGGCTCATCCTCAAAAAAGTCAGATGTCCGACTCTCCGAAAAAAAACTCTAACTTGTTGCATCACCTCAGACAAACTTCTTACATCTCCTTAGGCGACTTTTTGCGGAGGAGCGAAAGGAGGGTTGTCAAACTTTATAGAGATCATATTTGTTAAACATAAAACAGATAATCAGAATTCAATAAATATCATACCTATATATAATATGGAACTATCTCACATAGGGCTCATCGGACTTGCCGTGATGGGCGAAAACCTCGCTCTCAATATGGAGCGCAACGGCTTCCGTGTCTCTGTCTACAACCGTAGCGCAGAGCAGGTCGATAGATTTATGAACGGTCGTGCTGCAGGGAAACGTTTTGCAGGACACAAGGACATTGCCTCGTTCGTGGCTTCGCTGGAACGTCCTCGCAAGATCGTCATGATGATCAAGGCCGGTGCTCCTGTGGATCAGGTCATCGATCAGCTCTTGCCTCACCTCGAAGAGGGAGACATCCTCATCGATGGGGGCAACTCCAACTATATCGACACCGAACGCCGTGTGGAATCTCTCCGAGCAAAGGGTATCCTCTTCGTCGGCTGTGGTATCTCGGGTGGCGAAGAGGGTGCACTCAACGGACCTTCGATCATGCCGGGTGGTGCGGTCGAAGCTCGCCCTCATGTGATGCCTATACTTCAGAAGATCGCTGCGGTGGCGAAGGAGGATGGTGCTCCTTGTTGCAACTGGGTCGGTGGCGGTGGATCGGGACATTTCGTCAAGATGATCCACAACGGGATCGAATACGGT
This is a stretch of genomic DNA from Porphyromonas cangingivalis. It encodes these proteins:
- a CDS encoding Fur family transcriptional regulator; protein product: MCDHPEKKKVLSINELEALFGQEGVRPTALRELIYTTLAQADEALSLGDIEVRLSTVDKSTISRTLHLLEGVGVIHRINDGTGAIKYAVSQIDAEEHNESPHAHFYCLRCGKTVCVEQTTLPSIELPEGFTPQVLDLIIQGVCPACNASKKK
- a CDS encoding nucleotidyl transferase AbiEii/AbiGii toxin family protein, yielding MNDTQYKHQVALLIRIMPLVYQIKDFAVHGGTAINLFHQDLPRYSVDVDLTYIPIEPRKESLDKINFHLAKLKALIERSIPGIKVVHEPDIWKLKCAYQGAMVKIEVNGTKRGILGEVDVRTLCPKAREEFQADCKARLVPYSQLYGGKIAAALSRQHPRDIFDCKYIKDEAWGCVKGGLLLALLGSDKPIIESLAPHDVDQEGALENQFRGMTEIPFSYSDYKEARCTLIQKVNDSLDDGDRAFLLSFEHGAPKWDLCPVGDLSAFPSVQWKLQNISKLKEKDPQKFAQGIQKLLDHLKI
- a CDS encoding type IV toxin-antitoxin system AbiEi family antitoxin domain-containing protein — protein: MSILKESKINQLLQLGQKGGLYFSTWLNKQGYSPQLINRYRSSGWLSSLSRGVMYRTGDSLSAFGALVSYNTQLKKDFRVAAHSALELWGFNHYVPMGKPLLMVTSRQETTPQWMRAEAFDREFRAFGTEVFLVPQVTSLKYLDWDLLVSAPEQAFMECLFLAPRHYGYMDLFYIMEQLTTLRPDIVQHLLHTTKHYRLKRVFLYMAEKAGHYWFDELDLSDVDLGTHKLQLVKSGVYINKYRMTIPQELHDYE